A single region of the Chryseobacterium culicis genome encodes:
- a CDS encoding DinB family protein has product MIKQALLGEFLHEAENTRKILQAIPDSALDWKPSEKNWTTGQLASHIAEVYNWYESTFNQDTFDMGAYKYDKGDISKAENILAKFEENVANAQKVLENSDENTYFNEWKMEMNGNVLFPPSPRIQVVRGFLYNHLYHHRGELVVYLRSTGNKVPGLYGPTADDKM; this is encoded by the coding sequence ATGATTAAACAGGCACTTTTAGGTGAGTTTCTGCACGAAGCTGAAAACACCAGAAAAATTTTACAGGCAATCCCTGACAGCGCATTAGACTGGAAACCCTCTGAAAAAAACTGGACAACCGGTCAGCTGGCCTCACACATTGCTGAAGTATACAATTGGTACGAATCCACTTTCAATCAGGATACTTTTGATATGGGAGCGTACAAGTATGACAAAGGAGATATTTCCAAAGCGGAAAATATCCTCGCAAAATTTGAAGAAAATGTTGCCAACGCACAGAAAGTTTTGGAAAACTCGGATGAAAACACTTATTTTAATGAGTGGAAAATGGAAATGAACGGAAATGTACTTTTCCCGCCATCTCCAAGAATCCAGGTGGTAAGAGGCTTTCTTTATAATCATTTGTACCATCACAGAGGTGAACTGGTGGTTTATTTAAGATCCACCGGGAACAAAGTCCCTGGACTTTACGGTCCTACTGCTGATGATAAAATGTAA